The Erigeron canadensis isolate Cc75 chromosome 1, C_canadensis_v1, whole genome shotgun sequence genome segment AGCAAGATATGCACGTTctaaatatcaataaaaaaaacttcaatgAAATTTATTTAGGTTAAATTTGGATATCCGAACCCAAATAGcccaattttttatttgtttaaggtTATGAGTTAAGTTATAATTTTCATACTGccaatactttttattattttttaataatattgtaaCATCCGAGACTTTTGGCCGCTTGACTTTACGCGCAATTTGACTAACGAGCTTAATTGATGACGCATGAAGTACTCGGTGGGTCGAGTGATCACTTTTTGGACGGTACGATATTAAACGATTTGAGATAGTGTTGATTTAAACTAGGATTTGAGATGGGCAACCCGTGGATCTTACCCACACCCATGACCCATCTCCAAGACCCAACCTTATCCCCAAACCAAATCCTTCCACTTTCCAACCATTCATTCACTCACTCTTATCTCTCATTCTCTCTCTCTTGAATACTTGAAAGAACACCCACTCAAtgccccccccccctctctctcaTTAAATTCTAATATCATTTAATGTTCTTGGGTAAAAATTTTGGTAGAAAcaacatcttcatcatcatttattTCTCATATCAAAAGTTGGGTTCATTAAGTGCAAGAATTCTTCCTTTCGGGTCAAATTTTGGGTTTGAGCTTTGGTGGTGATTTTGGTAAGCAAACTTCACTCATATTAATTATTTGACACTTATCAACATGTTCTTAAGTCAAATTCTTGGGTTTTTGAGTCAAAATCAGGTCAAGACAAATTTAGGGTTTGTGATGAACAAGATTAGGTCAAAACCGGTTATGAGCAAAGATTTATGAAATTTTGTGATGTGTTAGGTCAACACAAGTTTGGTCTCACCCCAAAAAGAGTTTGGGACGAGTTTGGAGTCCAAGAACACCATTAAGGTCAAGTTAgggtttataagtttttttaaatgggtcaaaaatgattttaatgattaattagtgttTGAAATTGGATTTAAGGAGTTGGTTAAGTGCAAATGTGTTTGTTGATGAGTAATTATGCTTCTAAAACAAGCCCATAAGCTTTGCAAGTCATTTTGAAGTCAAAAATTAGGTTTAGTGGGGTTTTGGGCCGTGTTCTTGACCATTTAGCTGCTGCTGCTCGCTGGTACTGATCTGGGCTGACTGCGACGCAGTCATGGGACTATGGCGCAGTAGAAACCTGGCTGGGTTGGGCTGCGACGCAGCAGAACATACTGCGAAGCAGTTAGAATCTCGTCGTAGTGACTGCGACGTAGTCTTATTGATGCGGCGTAGTGTGACCCCCTTCAGCCCAACTACTTTCCTAACTTCTCTTCTAATgccctaggatcgtcccgagcTTTCCAGAATGTCCTCTTAagaccttattggtgccctgAGCAAGACAAACGAGTCGTCCAAAGTCACGAGTCCTTTTTGGAACCTAatacaaaacatttttataaactatataaacGTATAACTTTTGTTTGAGAACAAGGAgaccttggggcgacttcattttggttacaaactattacatgacctctctaacgaccatgttgggtcccgaaagtctttcaaagccataaaccAAAGCCAAAACCTAGTTAGAGAatcgtctttggtgaataatgcatgtcttgtatacattactaggttgtggacgcgtggagcaTGATAATCACTTATAATCTCATCCTAATTTGATATTAACCccttttgccaatcaaggtgagtttcataGCTCCCTACTCGCTTGAGATTCGGGTTGAAAATTGTACAGGTActtgtttgattgattgttggTTTGATTGTCGGATATACTTATAATTTGGATATTATGCTTTCGTTGGTGTTATTTATGCATTGTTTAGGATAGTAGTGCATATATAGAACACGACGCTACCCTTAAAGAGTCTAaaatgtggtgggaaggctgcggatgaccctatatataaacatcgaGGATTCCTTAAGTGTAGAGTCGTAGGAAGTGTATCCGCTTGTGTTATGGTTGTTTGGTTATGCTTGTACTTGATGATTGGTTCGATGTACTTCCAAGTATTCTTACTTGATGATTTGTACTACGTACTCCCAAGTGTCATACACTTGAGGACATGCTTTCGTACGACGTACTCCCAAGCATTTCATGATTGTGGTTGTTTTATGCTATTGTCATAGTACATGTATGATTCGTCGTTGATGTTTGTTGTTGGACTCACTTACTACGCTTTCTCTAACTATCATGGTTAGACGCTTGTACATGTATTAATATGTGGCTAGGTTACGCCATGAGTAACCCTCCTTGCTTTCATGTGTGATGCGATGATTTGCCGTAAGTTATGATTTACTCACACATTTTACATATCATGACTCGTTCATTCTTTACGCATATTGTGACTTGAATGGCTCCTTGTGaaccattactacgaactcgtcaacctagtgttgaccttgtttagtatacttttcaggtaatccAGCAAATCAAGGACAAGAAGTATGATTGATGATTACATTAGTACCCGGGCTTGGACTTACTTGGATCACGGATTCATTTGCCCTACTTTTGGTCTTTACGCTTAGGATCGTTTGCCATCTTTTGATATTAtcttgtaaacgtttgatggctacttgctccttgtgcattttGTACCTGTTGTAACTTGGTTGGATTCTCCGAATCCTTTATATTCATTTAGTTTGTcctacgataattccatgcaTACGTTATATCTTTTCGGTAGCACTTTGAGCCTAGCTTAGGGTGTTACAAATATCTTGATTAGATCGTTTATCAACATAACACTAAATTAAGTAGAGATAGGAAtctttcttatttattattacatataaagATATTAGTGAGTAGTCATGtatcatattaagttatatatagATGAACCTCCCGAATATTCAAATTTGAAATCTTTTAGTATCATTAAAAACCAAGTCTTTATCATAAGTCTACCACTCTTGGATTCTGAACCATCAgttttataaaatgttgtatATGTGCAAGATCCAAAAATAATACTCTATCTTCTTTTGGTTTATATCAGGTAATTAAGTTGACACAGTACACGGTCATATACTTATGTCCAAACAAAATGTATCATCAATTGTATTGTATCGCATTTAATTCTTCCATGTGATGTTTGCAGCCGTCGGCACCaaccaaacaaacaaaacatcaaatgtatatatatatatatatatataatactaacaCTAACTCTATTATTATAGTACATCTTTAAATCAAACCCATGCATATATCCCGTGAGATCGATCCCCACAAAATTATATTCTTGATCAAAACAATAATGTACCTCATCTCCTAGCTAGTTCTAAATCCTCTTGTAAATGGTCTCATATATGGCCACTCATCATCACCACCATATCCTAATCTACTTATTAGTCCTCATTATCGTAGTCTCCCATGTCCAATCTTCAAATCCATGGTCATCTTCCGCGGTTATCAAAGAGGCTTGCAAGTCCACAAGGTTCCCGACATCATGTCAACTTTCACTCATCAAATCCGGTCTCGTTTCACCAGATCATTCCACCCCTTTTCAAGTACTACAATCCGCCTTGTCCGTCTCTTCTAATAACCTTGAAAAAACTAGATTCATGATTcacaatattttaaattattcaaaaaataaagaaaaaaaccacACTACTATTACTACAACTCAACTTTGCCTAGATGTACTTAGTTACTCTGCATATCGTCTAAAAACAGCCGAAAAATTATTCCAACATGTTGTTCGTATAAAAGATGCACGTGCTTGGACTAGTGCAGCCTTGAGTTACCAATTCGATTGTTTGTCTGGACTAAAGAAAGTTCACCAGACACAAATGGTGTCAAAAACATGTTCGTTTATGAACAACACATTGTTGTCATCCACGAGTAATGCATTGAGCATGATGATGTCATACCAAGAATTTGGGAACATTACTGAATTATGGAGAAGTCCTAAGACGGAGAGGGAAGGGTTTTGGGAGAGTCTGGGTGATGGATCTGGAACCTCGGGTCATAAACCCGGGGTTCCTGGAGGTTTAAAGGCAAATGTGACTGTTTGCAAAGGTCGTGGTGTTTGTACTTATGAGAAAGTACAAACTGCCATAAATGCGGCCCCGGATAACCTTGCTCGGGGCGAGCATTTTGTGATTGGTATCAGGGAAGGTGTTTACGAAGAAATTGTACGTGTTGGGTTTGCAAAAAGGAATGTGGTCTTGATTGGGGATGGAATGGGTAAAACGGTAATTACGGGTTCCTTGAGTGTCGGTAAGCTTGGAATAACTACTTACGACACAGCCACTGTAGGTGAGTAATTacaaatgtctttttttttttggcataagttttctttttctataatatttaatttatcagATTCTTTAGATATTACTACAAACGTAACTCAAGAAGTTCAATGCATTGTGTATTTGTCTTggaaaaaaacaatattttctaGTTTGGCTTTTCCCTTATACTCGATGCATTTCTTTTTATTGTAGATGGGCAAATAAAAACACATCTGTTTTGTTTTGtccaatattataaaaatattatttatccACATCAATTTGTTcaccttttaaaaatatatatgtaatcttTACATTTACATGTTTGAAGAAAAATCATGTAATTAAACATAACAATTTTTACATTTACACATGTATACAAAAAACTCAAACATACAAATGTAAAGATGTAAATTAAATTTGtctaaatttaaaagtaaataaatagtGTTTTTGTTGTCGATGTCGTTTAAAGAAGAACTTCCAAAAAACTACTCTTAGGTGTTTTTGTTTCGACGTACTTAAAGTGATTCTTTACGCATGTGTTAATGATActgttttttctatttttttcattttttaaaattagttgTCGACATACGTAGTATAAAAGAGAATTTAATTTGGGCCAAAAGAAAGCATAATCCTCTAAAGACCTATGCAACAAAAATTGTAAGGCCTAGTTTAGTTGTAAGaaatacattttattttgtaaactctttttttaagaaaacatttaaaaccaaaatgtgattaaattaaaGTGTACCAAAAAAGTTTTTCATAAACACTATTTTCCATTTATAACATGAACTCGGAAAAcaacattttgttatttttcattttatattttccattttttaccTTCCTCTCATCCCCTCTTCTCACATTTCCAATATGTATTTTAGTTAtctaatatgaaaaataaaaataacatattatatGTTTGAATGTGTTTTCTgaatttttctttgtatctagaGATCAAAAACTACTTTTAcgttttagaaaattaaaaatgaaaagttagaaaacattttttacaACTAAACGTGGACTATTGTATGGTAACTTTctatttttctattattttatatatgatctCGAATACTTGTTGCGTTCACTTTAAAGATCAAGTCTAGCAAGGATGTGCACCAAACTAGTGATTAATGCCCACCAGTATACGTGActaattaacaatatatattgttACATCAATTGTGCAGGAGTTGTTGGTGATGGTTTTATGGCAAGACATCTAACCATTCAAAACACAGCCGGCCCGGATGCTCATCAAGCAGTAGCTTTCCGGTCAGACAGTGATTTATCCGTGATTGAAAATTGCGAATTCATTGGTAACCAAGATACTCTTTACGCTCATTCGCTTCGTCAGCTTTACAAATTTTGCGTCATTCAAGGAAATGTTGACTTCATTTTTGGCAACTCTGCATCTATCTTTCATAAATGCACCATTCTCATTCGCCCACGCCAGCTTGACCCGGAGAAAGGTGACAATAGTGTCATATCTGCACATGGGCGGTCTGACCCGGCCCAAACCACTGGGTTCGTGTTCCAGGAATGTATTCTCAGTGGCACGAATGAATACATTGAAATGTATAGGAAAAATCCTCAGGCTCATCAGACGTTTCTTGGGAGGCCATGGAAAGAGTATTCGAGGAGTGTTTTTATCAAGTGTGAAATGGATGCAATTGTTTCGCCACTTGGGTGGATGCGTTGGGATGGTGATTTTGCGTTGAAAACGCTTTACTTTGGAGAGTTTGGTAACTTTGGGTTGGGGTCTAATACGTCCGCAAGAGTGTGGTGGAGTAGCAGGACTCCACCCGCTCATGTTTATGCATACTCGATGCATAATTTTATTCAAGCTGACGAATGGGTATGCTAACTTAGAAATTGATAACTACTGCACTTCGGTAATAAAACCATATATTTCCTGTTAaagttagaagaaaaaaaactcaaaaaaacaaaatagaaaatttaaattaaaattgtatCAATACATACAACTTTTGATAGTATCATAGTATCCAAGCTCGAGTTGACCAATTATTGTGTCAAATGCTTTCGTTGGGAATGTTGTGAAGGTTCCCCCAAGACTTGAAGAGTTCCCAAATTCTTATAGCAGTGATACAATAGATGAAAAGACAGTCCACGGTCTCGATATTAATACCACAAATCGGGCAACAAGGAGTGGATGTCAACATAGAACCAAATTTAATAGGGTTGGAAGACGATCAAGAGCGAACTAACATTGATTTTGAGTGGTGCTATGTTGTTCCATCTTAGCTGTTTAATCGATCATAATTAACGActatatactaattaaatacTCAAATAGTTAGAATTTGGTAAAACATAGATTCACATCCATAATTTTTTATCCAAAAAGAGTTAGAGAACAAGAAAGATCTAAATGTCATGGGCAAACATTCACTAGGTCCACCACAAAGTATCATGGCATAAAACAACAATACCCAATCTTGTCACAAACATCATATACATGACAAACTCTTTGTGTATTTAGTTTAAACCTCTTGtgtatttagtttattattctgtcaTGATCTAACGATACAAACTTGATCAGATGAATTGCCATGATCTAATCAAAAGATCTAGAAAATCAAGAAAGGGAACAGTTTTCGGTGTTGGTTCAAGGATGATTTCGGTATTAGGAATTTGCGTGATCGGCACACTACCGATACCATCCCTAAACTGCGTAGGACCCAATATTATTGGTTTGGTGCTCCAAAAGTCCAAATTGAGCAGTTTCAGTTTGTGCCACCTTATATTTGTTACTCCACCTATGACAAGTGATGATCCTTGGTTGCAATGAACATAGAGATATATAAGGTGCACAATTTGTTTGGTAAGGGTAGAATTTTAAAGGGGAGGGAGGGAGTAAATGTGTAGTGTAgacattttaacaaaaactaatcCAAACAATTAGAGAGAAAAAAGTAACATATTGACACTTCCTAATGACTGGTTTATGCTGGAGAAGTTTAAATACAAATGTGTAACAAAAATTGTGTCGCTTTGTTTTATGATTTGCAACCAAATCCATCCTCGACCCGTCGAAAAAGATCACCAAAATATCAACACCAACTT includes the following:
- the LOC122584557 gene encoding probable pectinesterase/pectinesterase inhibitor 51; this translates as MVSYMATHHHHHILIYLLVLIIVVSHVQSSNPWSSSAVIKEACKSTRFPTSCQLSLIKSGLVSPDHSTPFQVLQSALSVSSNNLEKTRFMIHNILNYSKNKEKNHTTITTTQLCLDVLSYSAYRLKTAEKLFQHVVRIKDARAWTSAALSYQFDCLSGLKKVHQTQMVSKTCSFMNNTLLSSTSNALSMMMSYQEFGNITELWRSPKTEREGFWESLGDGSGTSGHKPGVPGGLKANVTVCKGRGVCTYEKVQTAINAAPDNLARGEHFVIGIREGVYEEIVRVGFAKRNVVLIGDGMGKTVITGSLSVGKLGITTYDTATVGVVGDGFMARHLTIQNTAGPDAHQAVAFRSDSDLSVIENCEFIGNQDTLYAHSLRQLYKFCVIQGNVDFIFGNSASIFHKCTILIRPRQLDPEKGDNSVISAHGRSDPAQTTGFVFQECILSGTNEYIEMYRKNPQAHQTFLGRPWKEYSRSVFIKCEMDAIVSPLGWMRWDGDFALKTLYFGEFGNFGLGSNTSARVWWSSRTPPAHVYAYSMHNFIQADEWVC